In Fusobacterium sp. SYSU M8D902, the following proteins share a genomic window:
- a CDS encoding uracil-DNA glycosylase: MVTFGNDWDEILKDEFEKEYYKKLRKFLIEEYKTRVIYPKMENIFSALKLTSYKETKVLILGQDPYHGPNQAHGLAFSVNPGVKIPPSLLNMYKELKAELGLEIPNNGYLIPWTEQGVLLLNTALTVRAGEANSHSGMGWEIFTDNVIKHLNDREDPVIFVLWGNNARKKKSYITNKQHFILEGPHPSPLSASRGFFGCDHFKKINEILRNIGKKEIDWQIKSV, translated from the coding sequence ATGGTAACTTTTGGTAATGATTGGGATGAAATTTTAAAAGATGAGTTTGAAAAAGAGTATTATAAAAAATTAAGAAAATTTCTAATAGAAGAGTATAAAACTAGAGTTATATATCCAAAGATGGAGAATATATTCTCAGCTTTAAAATTAACAAGTTATAAGGAAACCAAAGTATTGATCTTGGGACAAGATCCCTATCATGGACCTAATCAAGCACATGGGCTTGCATTTTCTGTAAATCCAGGGGTAAAAATACCACCTTCACTATTAAATATGTATAAGGAATTAAAAGCTGAATTGGGATTGGAGATACCTAATAACGGGTATCTAATTCCTTGGACTGAGCAGGGAGTGCTTCTTTTAAATACAGCATTAACTGTTAGAGCAGGAGAGGCGAACTCACACTCTGGTATGGGCTGGGAGATATTTACTGACAATGTGATAAAACACCTAAATGACAGGGAAGACCCAGTAATATTTGTGCTATGGGGAAATAATGCTAGAAAGAAAAAGAGTTATATAACAAATAAACAACATTTTATATTAGAGGGACCACATCCTAGTCCACTCTCAGCAAGTAGAGGATTTTTTGGATGTGATCACTTTAAAAAGATAAATGAAATCTTAAGAAATATAGGGAAAAAAGAGATAGATTGGCAGATAAAAAGTGTATAG
- a CDS encoding DUF445 family protein, with the protein MNIEILIKLVLIVGIGAGIGWITNYVAIKMLFRPYKEINFGLFKIQGLLPKRKHQIGESIADVIQTELVSLQEILKSLDSSNLDEKLSLMVDKILEEKLQSEISKRFPMLAMFLSNDMLEKIKEMIKESILDNKELILATFSSYVEENVDFKGIIVKNIDAFSLEKLEEVTYGLAEKEFKHIEVIGAILGALIGFVQFIIGMFM; encoded by the coding sequence TTGAACATAGAGATATTGATAAAATTAGTGCTAATAGTGGGGATAGGAGCTGGAATAGGTTGGATTACTAACTATGTAGCAATAAAGATGCTTTTTAGACCATATAAAGAGATAAATTTTGGGCTGTTTAAGATACAGGGATTGTTACCTAAAAGAAAACATCAAATAGGAGAGAGTATAGCTGATGTTATTCAAACTGAGTTAGTATCACTACAAGAGATTTTAAAATCACTAGATAGTAGTAATTTAGATGAAAAACTTAGTCTTATGGTGGATAAAATACTAGAAGAAAAACTTCAAAGTGAGATATCAAAAAGGTTTCCAATGTTAGCAATGTTTTTATCCAATGATATGTTAGAAAAGATAAAAGAGATGATAAAAGAATCTATCTTAGATAACAAGGAGTTAATACTTGCTACTTTTTCTAGTTATGTTGAAGAAAATGTTGATTTTAAAGGAATAATAGTAAAAAACATTGATGCTTTCTCATTGGAAAAGTTAGAAGAGGTAACCTATGGTTTAGCTGAAAAGGAGTTTAAACATATAGAGGTTATAGGAGCAATTTTGGGAGCATTGATAGGATTTGTTCAATTTATAATTGGAATGTTTATGTGA
- a CDS encoding Rrf2 family transcriptional regulator, with the protein MKISTRVRYGLKALVYIADKSSENKLVRIKEISDEQHISVQYLEQILFKLKNENIIEGKRGPNGGYRLAKEPKEITLHQLYKILDEEEKVIDCNESEEHKAVCGEGTCSGSCIWGKLDNAMTKILEETTLDEFIKNKDMI; encoded by the coding sequence ATGAAGATAAGTACAAGAGTGAGATATGGATTGAAGGCTTTAGTTTATATTGCTGATAAGAGTAGTGAGAATAAATTAGTAAGAATAAAAGAGATATCTGATGAACAACATATATCTGTACAGTATTTAGAGCAGATTTTATTTAAGTTGAAAAATGAGAATATTATCGAAGGAAAAAGAGGACCAAATGGTGGATATAGACTTGCAAAGGAGCCTAAAGAGATAACTCTACACCAACTGTATAAAATTTTGGACGAAGAGGAAAAAGTTATAGATTGTAACGAGAGTGAAGAGCATAAAGCTGTATGTGGTGAGGGAACTTGTTCTGGAAGTTGCATATGGGGAAAATTAGATAATGCAATGACTAAGATATTAGAGGAAACAACTTTAGATGAGTTTATAAAAAATAAAGATATGATATAG
- a CDS encoding toxin-antitoxin system YwqK family antitoxin, translated as MKRGIVIILNVVVSMLLFGSEFKEMVPLENKSAIKKEEVRVEEKKEPEVKKIEDVKDKVRIEDLSVKRVGNDGKIYAGDEKTAYTGKLALFLGDIVEYTESYVDGVLEGPKIWYSDSGTVVLEESYKDNKVEGEQRAYYEDGKLKSIVVYKNDKVISLESFARDGKILYKSDLSKGTGIWKYFWENGQILEEGKYKNWKKDGVWVKYRENGEVDVTTTYNDGKLVSQVWG; from the coding sequence GTGAAAAGAGGAATTGTAATCATATTAAATGTTGTTGTTTCAATGCTACTGTTTGGATCTGAATTTAAAGAGATGGTTCCATTAGAGAATAAATCTGCTATAAAAAAAGAAGAGGTAAGAGTAGAGGAGAAAAAAGAGCCAGAAGTAAAAAAAATAGAAGATGTAAAGGATAAAGTTAGAATAGAAGATCTATCTGTAAAAAGAGTTGGAAATGATGGAAAAATATATGCTGGAGATGAAAAAACTGCCTATACAGGTAAACTTGCTCTATTTTTAGGGGATATAGTAGAGTATACAGAGTCATATGTAGATGGAGTATTAGAAGGTCCTAAGATATGGTATTCAGACAGTGGTACTGTGGTACTGGAAGAGAGTTATAAGGATAATAAGGTTGAAGGAGAGCAGAGAGCTTATTATGAAGATGGAAAGTTAAAATCAATTGTAGTTTATAAAAATGATAAGGTTATCAGTTTGGAATCTTTTGCCAGAGATGGAAAGATATTGTATAAGAGTGACTTAAGTAAGGGAACAGGAATATGGAAGTATTTTTGGGAGAATGGACAGATTTTAGAAGAGGGAAAATATAAGAATTGGAAAAAAGATGGTGTTTGGGTAAAATATCGTGAAAACGGAGAAGTAGACGTAACTACAACTTATAATGATGGAAAATTAGTTAGTCAAGTGTGGGGATAG
- the kdsA gene encoding 3-deoxy-8-phosphooctulonate synthase, whose translation MVDKVKVVKVGKNIEIGGNKRFTLIAGPCVIESEELVMEVAGKIKEICDRLGIQYIFKASFDKANRSSIHSFRGPGLEKGLEILKKVKEKYDLPVITDVHETWQCKKAAEVVDILQIPAFLCRQTDLLLAAAETGLPVNIKKGQFLAPWDMKNVVTKMEESNNENILLCERGSTFGYNNMVVDMRSFMEMRKFGYPVVFDVTHAVQRPGGLGTATSGDREYVFPLMRAGLAIGVDAIFAEVHPNPNEAKSDGPNMLFLDDLEEILKVAIKIDDLVKGR comes from the coding sequence ATGGTAGATAAGGTAAAGGTAGTAAAAGTTGGAAAGAATATAGAGATAGGTGGAAATAAAAGATTTACTCTAATAGCTGGTCCTTGTGTAATAGAATCAGAAGAACTAGTGATGGAAGTGGCTGGAAAGATAAAGGAGATCTGTGATAGACTGGGAATACAGTATATTTTTAAAGCTTCTTTTGACAAGGCTAACAGATCATCAATACACTCATTTAGAGGACCTGGTTTGGAAAAAGGACTGGAGATATTGAAAAAGGTAAAAGAGAAGTATGATCTACCTGTTATAACTGATGTACATGAAACTTGGCAGTGTAAAAAAGCAGCTGAAGTTGTAGATATACTACAAATTCCAGCATTTTTATGTAGACAGACAGATCTACTTTTAGCAGCAGCTGAAACAGGATTACCAGTAAATATTAAAAAAGGTCAATTCTTAGCTCCTTGGGATATGAAGAATGTAGTTACAAAGATGGAAGAGAGTAATAACGAAAATATTTTACTTTGTGAAAGAGGAAGTACTTTTGGATATAACAATATGGTAGTGGATATGAGATCTTTTATGGAGATGAGAAAATTTGGTTATCCAGTAGTATTTGACGTAACTCACGCAGTACAGAGACCAGGAGGATTAGGGACAGCGACTTCAGGGGATAGAGAGTATGTATTCCCACTTATGAGAGCTGGATTAGCAATAGGAGTAGATGCTATATTTGCAGAGGTTCATCCAAATCCAAATGAAGCAAAATCTGACGGACCAAATATGTTATTTTTAGATGATTTAGAAGAAATATTAAAAGTAGCAATAAAGATAGATGATTTAGTAAAAGGAAGATAA
- a CDS encoding DUF1858 domain-containing protein — protein MVTKDTNILVAVQNYPVIREVFARYGLGCVGCMIAAGETLGEGIAAHGLDADAVIAEINKVISEQK, from the coding sequence ATGGTAACAAAAGATACAAATATTTTAGTAGCTGTTCAAAACTATCCTGTTATAAGAGAAGTATTCGCAAGATATGGTCTTGGATGTGTAGGTTGTATGATCGCAGCTGGAGAGACTTTAGGAGAGGGAATTGCAGCTCACGGATTAGATGCAGATGCTGTAATAGCTGAAATAAACAAAGTTATATCTGAGCAAAAATAG
- a CDS encoding KpsF/GutQ family sugar-phosphate isomerase, whose protein sequence is MEFNEVDYARSVFDAEIEELQRVKSALNSDITKVTELILNSNGKVVVTGIGKSGLIGKKIAATLASTGTSAIFMNSAEGLHGDLGMIGSDDVVLAISNSGNSDEIVSLLPSIQKIGAKVVAMTGNRNSRLGRAADYVLNIGVSKEACPLNLAPMSSTTSTLVMGDALAAILIKRRDFKPENFAVYHPGGSLGKRLLMRVEDIMKKGNELPFCDKESPIKDVILTMTEKSLGAVCVMNGDLMVGIITEGDIRRALTKEGEFFTFRAKDIMTRNFTKTDSKSMAIDALELMENRPSQITVLPVIDDNKLVGMVRVHDLLNVVGR, encoded by the coding sequence ATGGAGTTTAATGAGGTTGACTATGCAAGAAGTGTATTTGATGCAGAGATAGAGGAGCTACAAAGGGTAAAAAGTGCTTTAAATAGCGATATTACAAAGGTTACAGAGTTAATACTAAATTCAAATGGAAAAGTAGTGGTAACAGGAATAGGAAAATCAGGATTGATTGGAAAGAAAATAGCAGCAACATTAGCTTCAACAGGAACATCAGCAATATTTATGAATTCAGCTGAAGGGTTACATGGAGATTTAGGAATGATAGGTTCAGATGATGTTGTATTGGCAATCTCGAATAGCGGAAATAGTGATGAGATAGTTTCGTTGCTACCCTCTATTCAAAAAATAGGAGCAAAGGTAGTAGCTATGACAGGAAATAGAAATTCAAGATTGGGAAGAGCAGCTGACTATGTATTGAATATAGGAGTTAGTAAGGAGGCTTGTCCTCTAAATTTAGCTCCAATGTCATCAACTACAAGTACTTTAGTTATGGGAGATGCCTTGGCAGCAATTCTGATAAAAAGAAGAGATTTTAAACCAGAAAATTTTGCTGTATATCATCCAGGAGGAAGTTTGGGAAAAAGACTTCTTATGAGGGTTGAAGATATAATGAAAAAAGGTAATGAGCTTCCATTCTGTGATAAAGAGAGTCCAATAAAAGATGTTATTCTAACTATGACAGAGAAAAGTTTAGGTGCTGTATGTGTTATGAACGGAGATCTTATGGTAGGTATTATAACTGAGGGGGATATAAGAAGAGCTTTGACAAAAGAGGGAGAGTTCTTTACATTTAGAGCCAAAGATATAATGACAAGAAACTTTACTAAAACAGATTCTAAAAGTATGGCGATAGATGCCTTAGAATTAATGGAAAATAGACCTAGTCAGATAACTGTATTACCAGTTATAGATGACAATAAACTTGTTGGAATGGTAAGAGTACACGACCTGTTAAATGTTGTAGGAAGATAA
- the ruvB gene encoding Holliday junction branch migration DNA helicase RuvB, whose product MDRVITDQELENEIEVQKSLRPKSFKEYIGQESLKDKMSIYIEAAKRRGSSVDHILLYGPPGLGKTTLAGVIANEMGANLKITSGPVLERAGDLAAILTSLEENDILFIDEIHRLNNTVEEILYPAMEDGELDIIIGKGPSARSIRIELPNFTLIGATTRAGLLSSPLRDRFGVTHRMEYYTEEELAQIILRGGKILGVKVEKEGALELASRSRGTPRIANRLLKRVRDYCEIRGNGIINKEISMKALDILGIDSVGLDDLDRDIIDAIIDNYGGGPVGIETLSLLLGEDRRTLEEVYEPFLVKIGYIKRTNRGRVVTEKAYEHFKKVKEQE is encoded by the coding sequence GTGGATAGAGTAATTACTGATCAAGAATTAGAAAATGAAATAGAGGTACAGAAGAGTTTAAGACCAAAGAGTTTTAAAGAGTATATAGGGCAAGAGTCATTAAAAGATAAGATGTCAATATATATAGAAGCAGCTAAAAGAAGAGGAAGTTCTGTAGATCATATATTATTATATGGACCACCAGGATTAGGGAAAACAACTTTAGCAGGAGTTATAGCCAATGAGATGGGAGCAAACTTGAAGATAACTTCAGGACCTGTCTTGGAAAGAGCTGGAGATTTAGCAGCTATTTTGACATCCTTAGAGGAGAATGATATTCTGTTTATTGACGAGATACATAGATTGAATAACACAGTAGAGGAGATACTGTATCCTGCAATGGAGGATGGAGAGCTGGATATAATAATTGGTAAGGGACCTTCAGCACGTTCAATAAGAATTGAATTGCCAAATTTTACATTGATAGGTGCAACAACTAGAGCTGGACTCTTGAGTTCTCCATTGAGAGATAGATTCGGGGTTACTCATAGAATGGAGTATTATACAGAGGAAGAGTTGGCTCAAATAATACTGCGTGGTGGAAAAATCTTAGGAGTTAAAGTTGAAAAAGAGGGAGCTTTGGAACTTGCAAGTAGAAGTAGAGGAACTCCAAGAATAGCCAATAGACTCTTAAAGAGAGTTAGGGATTATTGTGAGATAAGAGGTAATGGAATTATAAATAAAGAGATCTCAATGAAAGCTTTAGACATTTTAGGAATAGACTCAGTAGGATTAGATGATCTAGATAGAGATATAATAGATGCTATAATAGATAATTATGGTGGAGGACCTGTAGGGATAGAGACACTTTCTCTGCTTTTAGGAGAGGATAGAAGAACTTTAGAAGAGGTATACGAGCCTTTTTTAGTGAAGATAGGTTATATAAAGAGAACTAATCGAGGAAGAGTTGTAACGGAAAAAGCTTATGAACATTTTAAAAAAGTGAAGGAGCAGGAGTGA
- a CDS encoding UDP-N-acetylmuramoyl-L-alanyl-D-glutamate--2,6-diaminopimelate ligase, which produces MENLLQGVEYRILQKSSEGSEYTGIEYDSRKIKKGDIFIALEGAIVDGHKYIKQAVENGAKAVIVSKEVELEFPIDYILVKDLRKNLGIIASNFYNYPQNRLKIIGITGTNGKTTSTYLLESILGEDRVARIGTVEYKIGDEIIEAPNTTPESLDIVKMCKKAVDKGLEYLVMEVSSHALSLGRVDMLKFDVASFTNLTLDHLDYHKNMQNYFEAKRKLFTMTKCKDSTAINIDDPYGERLYEEFGGYSYSLNREADLMGEILEFHSDGQLVRLKIGKESYEIKLAILGRYNLYNVLGVIGIALKLGVDVKSILKRLESLKGAPGRFELVNCGQDYIVVVDYAHTGDALENILNSINELKKGRVITVFGCGGDRDSTKRPIMGKIAQDLSDIAILTSDNPRTEDPHKIIEDVLKGMDGNNYIVKEDRECAIVEAIKIAQKNDIILIAGKGHETYQILGRKKIHFDDREIARREIVKKKIGG; this is translated from the coding sequence ATGGAAAATTTACTGCAGGGAGTAGAGTATAGAATACTTCAAAAATCATCAGAAGGATCAGAGTATACTGGAATTGAATATGATTCAAGAAAGATAAAAAAAGGTGATATTTTTATAGCTTTGGAAGGGGCTATAGTAGATGGACATAAATATATAAAACAAGCAGTAGAAAATGGAGCAAAGGCTGTTATTGTTTCTAAAGAGGTAGAATTAGAGTTTCCGATAGATTATATACTTGTTAAAGATTTAAGAAAAAACTTAGGGATAATAGCTTCAAATTTTTATAACTACCCACAAAATAGATTGAAAATAATAGGAATTACAGGTACAAATGGAAAGACAACATCAACTTACCTATTGGAATCTATCTTAGGAGAGGATAGAGTTGCAAGAATAGGGACAGTTGAGTATAAAATTGGAGATGAGATAATAGAGGCTCCAAATACTACACCAGAGTCATTAGATATAGTTAAAATGTGTAAAAAAGCTGTAGATAAAGGTTTAGAATACTTAGTTATGGAGGTTAGCTCTCATGCTCTTTCTTTAGGAAGAGTGGATATGCTAAAGTTTGATGTTGCATCATTTACAAATTTAACTTTAGATCACTTAGATTATCACAAAAATATGCAAAACTATTTTGAAGCTAAGAGAAAACTTTTTACAATGACAAAGTGTAAGGATAGTACAGCTATCAATATAGATGATCCTTATGGAGAGAGATTGTATGAGGAGTTTGGAGGATACTCTTACTCTTTGAATAGAGAAGCAGACTTGATGGGTGAGATCCTAGAGTTTCATAGTGATGGTCAATTGGTAAGATTGAAAATAGGAAAAGAGAGTTATGAGATTAAGTTAGCTATTTTAGGAAGATACAATCTATACAATGTTTTGGGAGTTATAGGTATAGCTTTAAAATTGGGTGTAGATGTAAAAAGTATCTTAAAAAGATTGGAGAGCTTGAAGGGGGCACCTGGAAGATTTGAGCTTGTTAACTGTGGACAAGACTACATTGTTGTAGTAGATTATGCTCATACTGGTGATGCACTTGAGAATATTTTAAACAGTATCAATGAGTTAAAAAAGGGAAGAGTGATAACTGTTTTTGGTTGTGGTGGAGATAGAGATTCTACCAAGAGACCAATAATGGGAAAAATAGCACAAGATCTTAGTGATATTGCTATATTGACATCTGATAATCCAAGAACTGAAGATCCACATAAGATAATTGAAGATGTGTTGAAAGGAATGGACGGAAATAACTATATAGTAAAAGAGGATAGAGAGTGTGCTATTGTAGAAGCTATAAAAATAGCTCAAAAAAATGATATTATCTTAATAGCTGGTAAAGGGCATGAGACTTATCAAATTTTAGGAAGAAAAAAGATACACTTTGATGATAGAGAGATAGCAAGAAGAGAGATTGTAAAGAAAAAAATAGGAGGATAA
- a CDS encoding TIGR03960 family B12-binding radical SAM protein: protein MRVDLDKYLLKVEKPGQYLGNEINSIHKEKFDARMCLFFPDIYEVGMSNLGIRILYSILNRVEGFSLERGFSPMEDMEKIMRENGVPMFSLESKTPLKEFDVVGFSLSYEMCYPNVLNALDLAGIPLRREDRGEEYPLIMAGGTCMVNPIPMEKFLDFIVIGDGEEVMTKIAKILVENKDRSKVEKLELIKDFDGVYVPSIHKRDKKIKRSIVSNLDDVEYYEDQIVPYINIVHDRATVEIQRGCSRGCRFCQAGIVYRPVRERSLDKNVELIERMIKNTGYGEVSLSSLSSSDYSKIDNLIKIIKDRYDHRNLGISLPSLRMNTHSVEVAEDISGGKRTGFTFAPEAGSQRMRDIINKGVNEEDVLETAEAAVRGGWETLKFYFMIGLPFETDEDVKAIYDLAKKVVDKCRPINKRLNVTVSVSNFVPKPHTPFQWAEQMNFEEMKRKHTMLRDLFRGQKSCNLKIHDMKKSYLEGFLSRGDEKISDLIELAWKNGAKLDDYKDNFNIWKNAIEELGMEENEYLKPRDMERELPWDIVDISVDKEFLKKELKKAEEVALTPECRTKCSNCGIRKRFPNCMVIAK, encoded by the coding sequence ATGAGAGTAGATTTAGATAAATATTTATTAAAAGTAGAGAAACCGGGACAGTATCTGGGGAATGAGATCAATAGTATTCACAAGGAGAAGTTTGATGCTAGAATGTGTCTGTTTTTCCCAGATATATATGAAGTAGGAATGTCAAACTTAGGAATAAGAATACTGTATAGTATTTTAAATAGAGTGGAAGGATTCTCATTAGAGAGAGGGTTTTCACCTATGGAAGATATGGAAAAGATTATGAGAGAGAACGGTGTTCCAATGTTCTCATTAGAGAGTAAGACACCTTTAAAAGAGTTTGATGTAGTTGGATTTTCACTCTCTTATGAGATGTGTTATCCAAATGTATTGAATGCTTTAGACTTAGCAGGAATACCTTTGAGAAGAGAGGATAGAGGAGAGGAGTATCCGTTGATAATGGCAGGTGGTACTTGTATGGTAAACCCTATTCCTATGGAAAAATTCTTAGACTTTATAGTTATTGGAGATGGAGAAGAGGTAATGACTAAGATTGCTAAGATCTTAGTTGAAAATAAAGACAGGAGCAAGGTTGAAAAGCTAGAACTTATAAAGGACTTTGATGGAGTTTATGTTCCTTCAATACATAAGAGAGATAAAAAGATTAAGAGATCAATTGTAAGTAATTTAGATGATGTAGAGTACTATGAAGATCAGATAGTACCATATATAAATATAGTACATGATAGAGCAACTGTAGAGATACAGAGAGGATGTTCTAGAGGGTGTAGATTCTGTCAGGCTGGAATTGTTTACAGACCTGTTAGAGAGAGAAGTTTAGACAAAAATGTTGAATTGATAGAGAGAATGATAAAAAATACTGGTTATGGAGAGGTATCACTCTCTTCACTAAGTAGTAGTGATTATAGTAAAATTGATAATTTGATTAAAATTATAAAAGATAGATATGATCATAGAAACTTAGGTATATCTCTACCTTCACTTAGAATGAATACACATTCTGTAGAGGTAGCTGAAGATATCAGTGGTGGTAAAAGAACAGGATTTACATTTGCACCAGAAGCTGGATCACAAAGAATGAGAGATATTATAAATAAAGGTGTAAATGAAGAAGATGTATTAGAAACAGCAGAAGCTGCAGTTAGAGGTGGTTGGGAGACATTAAAATTCTATTTTATGATAGGACTTCCATTTGAAACTGATGAAGATGTAAAAGCGATATATGATTTAGCTAAAAAAGTTGTGGATAAGTGTAGACCAATAAATAAGAGATTAAATGTTACAGTTAGTGTTTCAAACTTTGTACCAAAACCTCATACACCATTCCAATGGGCAGAGCAGATGAACTTTGAAGAGATGAAGAGAAAACACACTATGTTAAGAGATCTATTTAGAGGGCAGAAAAGTTGCAATTTAAAAATACATGATATGAAAAAATCATACTTAGAGGGATTCCTATCTAGAGGTGATGAAAAAATATCTGACTTAATAGAACTTGCTTGGAAAAATGGAGCGAAATTAGATGATTATAAAGATAATTTTAATATCTGGAAAAATGCTATAGAAGAGTTGGGTATGGAGGAGAATGAGTATTTAAAACCTAGAGATATGGAGAGAGAACTTCCTTGGGATATAGTTGATATAAGTGTAGATAAGGAGTTTTTAAAGAAGGAATTGAAAAAAGCTGAAGAGGTGGCTTTAACTCCAGAGTGTAGGACTAAGTGTTCAAACTGTGGAATAAGAAAGAGATTTCCAAATTGTATGGTAATAGCAAAATAG
- a CDS encoding KH domain-containing protein, translating into MDIRSIEKTEKFGYMFYVKYSGTKFQSFDEMAGKRSVKGYFREVMEKVGFSWAKGVQQAGRTDAEVSATENILYVSSNYSGDKRELQDRFNELSNGDLKVTMIKKTLPNLVFPECIKRREYIYEYPRKRVKNTLEEIENLCKKLSGKYDVSEFTDKKGLELKEHIRQVEINYRDGKLYFSGNSFMPKQVRMMSGYILTGKKEAIEGKYLTLSKIILEDELKRNIFEEISDLKIESVEKIESNADRSIYIFYTLKSKKGELIGKNGKNIKALKKTYGTIVVREI; encoded by the coding sequence ATGGATATAAGATCAATTGAAAAAACAGAGAAGTTTGGTTACATGTTCTATGTAAAATATAGTGGAACAAAGTTTCAATCATTTGATGAGATGGCAGGAAAGAGAAGTGTAAAGGGTTACTTTAGAGAAGTGATGGAGAAGGTAGGATTTAGCTGGGCAAAGGGAGTACAGCAAGCTGGAAGAACAGATGCTGAGGTGAGTGCTACAGAAAATATCCTCTATGTAAGTAGTAATTACAGTGGAGACAAGAGGGAGTTACAGGATAGATTTAATGAGTTATCCAATGGTGATTTAAAAGTTACAATGATAAAGAAAACACTTCCAAATCTAGTTTTTCCTGAATGTATAAAAAGAAGAGAGTATATCTACGAGTATCCTAGAAAGAGAGTAAAAAATACTCTTGAAGAGATAGAAAATTTATGTAAAAAGCTTTCTGGAAAATATGATGTAAGCGAGTTTACTGATAAGAAAGGCTTGGAGTTAAAGGAGCATATTAGACAGGTAGAGATAAATTATAGAGATGGAAAACTATACTTTTCTGGAAACTCTTTTATGCCAAAACAGGTTAGAATGATGTCAGGCTATATTTTAACAGGAAAAAAAGAGGCAATAGAAGGAAAATATCTTACTCTTAGTAAGATTATATTAGAAGATGAATTAAAGAGAAATATCTTTGAAGAGATCAGTGATCTAAAGATAGAGAGTGTTGAAAAGATAGAGAGTAATGCTGACAGAAGTATCTATATATTTTATACCCTAAAGAGTAAAAAGGGAGAGTTAATAGGTAAAAATGGAAAAAATATCAAAGCTCTTAAGAAAACTTATGGAACTATAGTTGTGAGAGAGATATGA
- a CDS encoding HD domain-containing protein — translation MIARIRQGLLFIFGRYKEEWNNEIKRVLTPEEYEIFKNMSRYDRIHSFRLYRLVKDDELLGDKRLYQKLALLHDCGKYNASLYRRVKKVLIGEKSLENHSEISYEKLKNIDMELAKLAREHHSSSKDIYLKRFQKLDDE, via the coding sequence ATGATAGCTAGAATAAGGCAGGGATTGTTATTTATATTTGGAAGATATAAAGAGGAATGGAACAATGAGATAAAAAGAGTCTTAACACCAGAGGAGTATGAGATATTTAAAAATATGAGTAGATATGATAGGATACACTCCTTTAGATTGTACAGATTGGTAAAAGATGATGAGCTTTTAGGTGATAAGAGGTTGTATCAAAAATTAGCTCTATTGCACGACTGTGGAAAGTATAATGCTTCTTTATACAGAAGGGTAAAGAAAGTTTTGATTGGAGAGAAGAGTTTAGAGAATCATAGCGAAATCTCTTATGAAAAATTAAAAAATATAGATATGGAGTTAGCAAAATTGGCAAGAGAACATCACTCTAGTTCAAAGGATATATATTTAAAAAGATTTCAAAAGTTAGATGATGAGTAG